From a single Nostoc sp. MS1 genomic region:
- the mnmA gene encoding tRNA 2-thiouridine(34) synthase MnmA, with protein MKKVVVGLSGGVDSSTAAAILHNQGYDVIGLTLWLMKGKGQCCSEGMIDAASICEQLGIPHEVVDMRDVFQTHIVDYLVTGYGAGITPLPCSQCNKTVKFGPMVEYAREKLGCDRIATGHYARISYDEASGRYQLLRAVDRNKDQTYFLYDLSQDLLAASLFPLGEMEKADTRRIAAEYGLKTADKPESQDLCLVESNGSMRAFLDKYISPKKGDIVDTTGKVIGQHDGVHHYTIGQRKGLGIAAAEPLYVIALDAVNNKVVVGDRTKATQPECTVSRVNWVSIAEPSTPIRAAVQIRYRSAPEPVTIIPLENSRVRLVFDEPQFSITPGQAAVWYDGDNVLGGGIIDQFS; from the coding sequence ATGAAAAAAGTTGTCGTCGGTCTTTCTGGTGGCGTTGACAGTTCCACAGCCGCCGCTATTCTCCATAATCAGGGCTATGATGTGATTGGTTTGACTCTTTGGCTAATGAAAGGCAAGGGTCAATGTTGTTCTGAAGGGATGATCGACGCGGCTTCTATCTGTGAACAGTTGGGCATTCCCCATGAAGTTGTGGATATGCGGGATGTGTTTCAAACTCATATTGTCGATTATTTAGTAACTGGTTATGGTGCGGGGATCACGCCGTTACCTTGTTCTCAGTGCAATAAAACGGTGAAGTTCGGCCCAATGGTAGAATATGCCAGGGAAAAATTAGGGTGCGATCGCATCGCTACAGGTCATTATGCCCGTATTAGCTACGACGAAGCAAGCGGACGTTACCAACTGTTAAGGGCTGTTGACCGCAACAAAGACCAGACTTATTTCCTATATGATTTGTCTCAGGATTTACTCGCAGCGTCCCTATTTCCTCTAGGGGAAATGGAAAAGGCTGATACTCGCCGCATTGCTGCGGAATATGGTCTAAAAACAGCCGATAAGCCAGAAAGCCAAGACTTATGCTTAGTAGAAAGCAATGGTTCCATGCGAGCTTTCCTAGACAAGTATATCAGCCCCAAAAAAGGCGATATCGTTGACACCACAGGTAAAGTTATAGGTCAGCATGATGGTGTTCATCATTACACCATTGGGCAACGTAAAGGCTTAGGTATTGCGGCGGCTGAACCACTTTATGTTATTGCCTTGGATGCAGTTAATAATAAAGTAGTTGTAGGCGATCGTACTAAAGCAACTCAACCAGAGTGTACAGTCAGCCGCGTCAATTGGGTTTCCATTGCTGAACCATCAACCCCAATTCGCGCAGCCGTGCAAATTCGCTATCGTTCCGCACCTGAACCTGTGACAATAATTCCTCTAGAAAACTCCCGCGTTCGGTTGGTGTTTGATGAACCCCAGTTCAGCATTACCCCAGGACAAGCGGCTGTATGGTATGACGGCGATAACGTTCTAGGTGGGGGAATTATTGACCAGTTTAGTTGA
- a CDS encoding DUF362 domain-containing protein, which produces MQNQKSSVSLIRATSYERQALRESLVTLLEPFGGMSAFVKPGQRVLLKPNLLTGSRPTKECTTRAELVYAVAQMVLEAGGQPFLGDSPAFGSAKGVAIANGYQPLIQELNLPIIDFHGKRYQTVSENFNHLLLSKEAIEADVVINLPKVKSHMQLTLTLGVKNLFGCVPGKMKAWWHMEAGKDANRFGEMLVETARAINPDLTILDGIIGHEGNGPSGGEPRPLGVLAAASDVFALDRAMVEILNVPPHQVPTVAASQRLGVCPELADIEFPNLHPDLLKIDDWRLPDKLMPIDFAMPRVIKSTFKHFYIRFIKEPMSAYGRQ; this is translated from the coding sequence ATGCAGAATCAAAAATCATCTGTCAGCCTCATCCGGGCTACTTCCTACGAACGGCAGGCTTTGCGGGAATCTCTAGTTACCTTGCTAGAACCTTTTGGGGGAATGAGTGCTTTTGTCAAACCAGGACAGCGTGTTTTACTTAAGCCTAATTTACTTACAGGCTCACGCCCAACTAAGGAATGTACTACCCGTGCCGAACTAGTGTATGCGGTTGCCCAGATGGTACTAGAGGCTGGTGGACAGCCTTTCTTGGGCGATAGTCCAGCTTTTGGTAGTGCCAAAGGTGTTGCTATTGCTAATGGTTATCAACCGCTTATCCAAGAACTGAATTTACCAATCATCGATTTTCACGGCAAGCGTTACCAAACTGTCAGCGAAAACTTTAATCACCTGCTGCTGAGTAAGGAGGCCATAGAAGCCGATGTGGTAATTAACTTACCCAAAGTTAAATCGCATATGCAGTTAACTTTAACTCTTGGGGTAAAAAATCTTTTTGGTTGCGTTCCTGGCAAGATGAAGGCATGGTGGCACATGGAAGCAGGCAAAGATGCTAACCGTTTTGGGGAAATGTTGGTGGAAACAGCTAGGGCAATTAACCCAGACTTAACTATATTAGATGGGATCATCGGTCACGAAGGTAATGGGCCTAGTGGTGGCGAACCTCGTCCTTTGGGTGTATTGGCGGCGGCATCAGATGTATTCGCCCTAGATAGGGCAATGGTTGAGATTCTTAACGTCCCACCCCATCAAGTACCTACTGTTGCTGCATCTCAAAGATTAGGGGTTTGCCCAGAACTTGCAGATATCGAGTTTCCTAACTTACATCCTGATTTATTAAAAATTGATGATTGGCGACTTCCAGACAAGTTGATGCCTATCGATTTTGCTATGCCCCGTGTAATTAAATCTACGTTTAAGCATTTTTATATCCGCTTTATTAAAGAGCCAATGAGTGCTTATGGTAGACAGTAA
- a CDS encoding aspartate ammonia-lyase translates to MTNTTNFRIERDSMGDRQIASDVYYGIQTLRAIENFPISGLKPLPTYVDACIWIKKATAIVNGELGCIPQDISQAIVQAIDEILAGKLRDQFVVDVYQAGAGTSHHMNVNEVLANRALEILGEEKGNYKRVSPNDHVNYGQSTNDVIPTAIRIGGLLALTNTLQPALEKAIAALESKAVQFQNIVKSGRTHLQDAVPVRLGDNFAAWAQILAEHQNRIYTASGDLMVLGLGGSAAGTGLNTHPKYRARVVEVLGELLNFPLQPAPHLMAAMQSMSPFVNVSGSLRNLAQDLAKISHDLRLMDSGPKTGLKEIQLPPVQPGSSIMPGKYNPVMAEMTSMVCFQVMGYDQAIAFAAQAGQLELNVMMPLIAYDLIHSIEILGNTIAALTERCIQGITANEERCLAYAEGSLALVTALNTHIGYLNAADVAKESLKTGKSLRQIVLEKGLMTEAELATVLNLEQMSSILPLS, encoded by the coding sequence ATGACTAACACTACAAATTTTCGTATTGAACGCGATTCAATGGGCGATCGCCAAATCGCTAGTGATGTATATTACGGTATTCAAACTCTCCGCGCTATCGAAAACTTCCCCATTAGTGGACTTAAGCCCTTACCTACTTACGTAGATGCTTGTATTTGGATTAAAAAAGCTACAGCTATTGTTAACGGAGAACTAGGGTGCATTCCCCAAGATATTAGTCAGGCAATTGTCCAAGCAATTGATGAAATTCTGGCAGGAAAATTAAGAGATCAGTTTGTTGTTGATGTCTATCAAGCTGGTGCTGGGACTTCTCACCACATGAACGTTAACGAAGTCTTAGCAAATCGGGCTTTAGAAATTTTAGGTGAGGAGAAGGGCAATTACAAACGAGTTAGCCCAAATGATCATGTAAACTACGGTCAGTCCACCAACGATGTCATTCCCACAGCAATTCGCATCGGTGGTTTACTGGCACTGACTAACACATTACAACCAGCTTTAGAAAAAGCGATCGCAGCTTTAGAAAGCAAAGCTGTACAATTTCAAAATATCGTCAAATCTGGTAGAACCCATCTCCAAGATGCCGTTCCTGTGCGTTTGGGCGATAATTTCGCGGCTTGGGCGCAAATCTTAGCAGAACACCAAAACCGCATCTATACCGCCTCTGGAGACTTAATGGTGTTAGGTTTAGGTGGTAGTGCGGCGGGAACAGGCTTAAATACCCATCCAAAATACCGCGCCCGTGTGGTGGAAGTATTGGGAGAATTACTTAATTTCCCACTGCAACCCGCACCTCATCTCATGGCTGCAATGCAGAGTATGTCGCCTTTTGTTAACGTTTCCGGCTCGTTACGCAACTTAGCCCAAGATTTAGCGAAAATCTCTCATGACTTGCGGCTAATGGACTCCGGGCCAAAAACCGGCTTAAAAGAAATTCAACTACCACCCGTACAACCCGGTTCCTCAATTATGCCGGGTAAGTATAACCCAGTGATGGCAGAGATGACATCAATGGTGTGTTTTCAGGTGATGGGGTATGATCAGGCGATCGCATTTGCTGCCCAAGCTGGACAATTAGAATTAAACGTGATGATGCCATTAATCGCTTATGATTTGATTCACAGCATCGAAATTCTTGGTAATACTATTGCCGCTCTCACAGAACGCTGTATTCAAGGAATTACCGCCAATGAGGAACGATGTTTAGCCTATGCAGAAGGAAGTTTAGCCCTAGTCACCGCACTCAATACCCACATCGGTTATCTCAACGCGGCAGATGTCGCCAAAGAATCATTAAAAACAGGGAAATCTCTGCGACAAATTGTTTTAGAAAAAGGACTAATGACGGAAGCCGAATTAGCCACAGTATTAAATTTAGAGCAGATGAGTAGTATTTTGCCGCTTAGTTAG
- a CDS encoding Uma2 family endonuclease, giving the protein MIKTLTRRITLEEFLQLPETKPASEYSNGEIIQKPMPQGKHSRLQIQSANAINNVVESRKIALALPELRCTFGGRSIVPNVAVFAWQRIPVDEKGNIANAFNTYPDWTIEILSPEQSTTRVIRNILHCLNHGSSLGWLIDPEESSVLVYPPNQQPIYLENEQDILPVPDLVKDLHLTLGQLFDWLKL; this is encoded by the coding sequence ATGATAAAAACACTAACTCGCCGTATCACTTTAGAAGAATTTTTACAGTTACCGGAAACAAAACCAGCAAGTGAATATAGCAACGGCGAAATTATTCAGAAACCTATGCCTCAAGGTAAACATAGTAGACTACAAATTCAATCAGCTAATGCAATTAACAATGTAGTAGAAAGTCGTAAAATTGCCTTAGCTTTACCAGAATTACGCTGCACTTTTGGAGGACGTTCTATTGTGCCAAATGTGGCGGTGTTTGCTTGGCAGAGGATTCCCGTTGATGAAAAAGGTAATATTGCCAATGCGTTTAATACATATCCAGATTGGACAATTGAAATATTATCACCTGAACAAAGTACAACCAGAGTCATTCGTAATATTTTACATTGTTTAAATCATGGTTCTAGTTTAGGATGGTTAATTGACCCAGAAGAATCTAGCGTTTTGGTTTATCCTCCAAATCAACAACCAATATATTTAGAAAATGAACAGGATATATTACCTGTACCCGATTTAGTTAAAGATTTACATTTGACATTGGGGCAATTATTTGATTGGTTGAAATTATAG
- the pgsA gene encoding CDP-diacylglycerol--glycerol-3-phosphate 3-phosphatidyltransferase, with protein MTLPNWITFSRLLGVPFLLYGLYDSTPQARWVCLAIFLVAALTDWLDGYLARKLNQISDLGKFLDPLVDKFLVLAPLLVLVELGKIPAWGVFLILARELAIAGWRVNQTQITGANIWGKLKTVSQIVAIALLIAPLSSEWQIASLIAFWVSVALTLISGVIYLWPQKVSTVE; from the coding sequence ATGACTTTACCAAACTGGATTACCTTCTCTCGCCTTCTTGGTGTACCATTTTTACTATACGGTTTATACGACTCTACACCGCAGGCTAGGTGGGTGTGTTTGGCTATTTTTTTAGTTGCGGCATTAACTGATTGGTTAGATGGTTATTTGGCAAGAAAGCTCAACCAAATTAGTGATTTAGGCAAATTTCTTGACCCATTAGTAGATAAATTTTTAGTATTAGCGCCGTTGTTGGTTTTGGTGGAACTGGGGAAAATTCCAGCTTGGGGAGTGTTTTTGATTTTAGCGCGGGAATTGGCGATCGCCGGTTGGCGAGTCAATCAAACGCAGATTACCGGGGCGAACATTTGGGGTAAGCTGAAAACCGTAAGTCAGATAGTTGCGATCGCACTACTAATTGCACCCTTATCATCAGAGTGGCAAATCGCATCTTTGATCGCCTTTTGGGTTTCTGTTGCTTTAACTTTAATTTCTGGGGTAATTTATCTTTGGCCGCAGAAAGTCAGCACTGTGGAGTAA
- the rfbA gene encoding glucose-1-phosphate thymidylyltransferase RfbA: MKGIILAGGAGTRLYPITNVVGKQLMPIYDKPMIYYPLSVLMLAGIREILIISTPHDLPLLEQLLKDGSQWGLKFSYIAQPQPEGVAQAFMLGKEFIANEPVCLILGDNIFYGNGLIEVLLRSATLDKGGLVFGYQVKDPRPYGVIEFDTNGKVISIEEKPQFPKSKYVIPGIYFYDYQVVEIASRLQPSARNELEITDVNLAYLQQGELQVEILGRGYAWLDAGTHESLHQASNFIQTLEERQGLKIACIEEIAYNYAYIDSAQLQQLIVPMAKSSYGHYLMSILEDDYFGGRKFPPDKLLHSADFLRPKINYPRN; this comes from the coding sequence ATGAAAGGTATTATTTTAGCTGGTGGTGCTGGCACACGTCTTTATCCAATCACGAATGTTGTGGGTAAGCAATTAATGCCAATTTATGACAAGCCGATGATTTACTATCCCTTGTCTGTATTAATGTTGGCTGGAATTAGAGAAATTCTCATTATTTCTACACCCCATGATTTACCTTTATTAGAACAACTTTTAAAAGATGGTAGTCAATGGGGTTTAAAGTTTAGTTATATTGCTCAACCACAACCAGAGGGAGTGGCTCAAGCTTTCATGTTAGGTAAAGAATTTATTGCTAACGAGCCAGTGTGCTTAATTTTGGGTGATAACATTTTTTATGGTAATGGCTTAATAGAAGTATTATTGCGTTCCGCAACTTTAGATAAAGGGGGTTTGGTATTTGGTTATCAGGTAAAAGATCCCCGACCCTATGGAGTGATAGAATTTGATACTAATGGTAAAGTAATTAGTATAGAGGAAAAACCTCAATTTCCCAAATCTAAATATGTTATTCCTGGAATTTATTTTTATGATTATCAGGTAGTAGAAATTGCATCCCGTCTACAACCATCTGCACGTAATGAATTAGAAATTACTGATGTGAATTTAGCTTATTTACAACAAGGGGAATTGCAAGTAGAGATTTTAGGTAGAGGTTACGCTTGGCTTGATGCGGGTACTCATGAATCTTTGCATCAAGCAAGTAATTTTATCCAAACTTTGGAAGAAAGACAGGGATTAAAAATAGCTTGTATTGAAGAAATTGCCTATAATTATGCTTATATTGACTCTGCACAGTTACAGCAATTAATTGTCCCAATGGCAAAGAGTAGCTATGGTCATTACTTAATGTCAATTTTAGAAGATGACTATTTTGGTGGGAGAAAATTCCCTCCTGATAAATTACTCCACAGTGCTGACTTTCTGCGGCCAAAGATAAATTACCCCAGAAATTAA
- a CDS encoding GNAT family N-acetyltransferase: protein MSSSEEPPVKYQHPPSGYSLRRGTLSEIQSHNLQLSRWINIVIRTFWAIISIRIVVKAWLNRLPTLHQAYLYEYGKLPNNLFLEDLKHILPSLSQSELPLIFTFGAMVGLAGVIPVGMQHILSWLVPEPPNNVVWVAEYQQKIAGWAVLSLHKNYSIINILYITPKHRSQGVGSHLLWHCLQNIKRPIYLLICDSHLKEFYARFGFIPLSQQQMPREFQSYKLLGMGLFNQSISTTNQPLTTLPLPPGISIHPFRNLHEQWQVYRQFWHRKRFRVSRLYVFTLVALISSSTFILVNIIVATISAIFSLTWLARFDFSLLGMPLSGISIAVWLVCLSYFLPSFAVCWKELVVEQDGNAIAYVHFSNQGKCSVLYNIHIEPQYQQQEVSK from the coding sequence ATGTCCTCATCGGAAGAACCACCTGTTAAATATCAACATCCCCCTTCAGGATACTCATTGCGGCGTGGCACTTTATCAGAGATCCAATCACATAACCTTCAGCTTTCACGTTGGATTAATATTGTTATACGAACCTTTTGGGCAATCATTAGTATCCGCATAGTTGTGAAAGCATGGCTAAACAGACTGCCTACTCTCCATCAAGCATATTTATATGAGTATGGCAAGTTACCTAACAATCTCTTCTTGGAAGATTTAAAGCATATTTTGCCAAGTTTAAGCCAATCTGAGTTGCCGCTAATTTTCACATTTGGTGCTATGGTTGGCCTTGCAGGCGTAATTCCTGTAGGAATGCAACATATCTTATCTTGGTTAGTACCAGAACCTCCTAATAACGTTGTTTGGGTTGCTGAATATCAACAGAAAATTGCTGGCTGGGCAGTGCTTTCGCTACATAAAAACTACAGCATAATTAATATACTCTACATCACTCCTAAGCATCGATCGCAAGGAGTTGGTTCACATTTACTCTGGCATTGTCTCCAGAATATTAAACGACCAATCTATCTTCTTATCTGTGATTCTCATTTAAAAGAATTTTACGCGCGATTTGGGTTTATTCCTCTTTCTCAGCAGCAAATGCCTAGAGAATTTCAATCCTATAAATTACTTGGGATGGGTTTATTCAATCAATCTATATCAACTACTAATCAACCATTAACTACTTTACCTCTGCCACCGGGTATTTCAATTCACCCCTTCCGAAACTTGCATGAGCAATGGCAGGTTTACAGACAATTTTGGCACAGGAAGCGATTTAGAGTATCTCGGCTTTATGTTTTCACATTAGTCGCTTTAATCTCAAGTAGTACGTTTATTTTGGTAAATATCATCGTTGCTACTATCAGCGCTATCTTTAGTTTAACTTGGTTAGCTAGATTCGATTTTTCCCTATTAGGTATGCCTCTGTCTGGAATTAGTATCGCCGTATGGTTGGTATGTTTGTCTTACTTTCTGCCTTCGTTTGCTGTGTGCTGGAAGGAGTTGGTGGTGGAACAGGATGGTAATGCGATCGCTTACGTACATTTCTCCAACCAAGGAAAATGCTCTGTATTATACAATATCCATATAGAACCGCAATATCAGCAACAAGAAGTAAGTAAGTAG
- a CDS encoding HTTM domain-containing protein: MVRKILTKQLDDVLGLDLRSLAAFRIGISLVLLADLGIRFGDYIAHYTDAGVMPLALLKDISKPWHWSLHALSGEPTFQAVLFGIAAVMALLMLVGYRTRIVTIASWVLLISLHNRNPALIFAADDVLRALMFWAMFLPWGASYSIESSLNTATRKLPERVVSGATFALMCQQCFIYIFSAAFKTKSPIWGDGSAVYYSLSFDQYVTPFGHFLLNFSPLLTLFTHVTLVLEWVGPLLLFVPFRNSFFRMCAIITFISLHAGFGLTLNLGIFPFLSIFSWLAFLPSSFWNGLHKLLETPERQGLTIYFDADCGFCKKVVHLLRTLLILPGTPLLMAQEYPDIHTDMQTYNSWVVEDWQGNRHFKFEGIAYIVSLSPVFRFLVPVLRWQPVMAVGTKFYETIASNRKIAGNFTKPFKFRPIQIRSSRILNILALVLLLYTFVWNISSYSPDAFKRKAWERTQFIGQATRLDQSWSIFAPAPPRDDGWYVIPGRLEDGKEVDIFRGGSPVNWDKPDLGLRSAIYKNMQWRTYFINLNRAIGKKLYPFYAQYLCRTWNAQHTDGKKLKSFDIYFMSERTVPPGQQQTVEKKQTWQQSCSS, encoded by the coding sequence ATGGTTAGAAAAATATTGACAAAGCAACTAGATGATGTATTAGGGCTGGATTTGCGATCGCTAGCAGCTTTTCGCATCGGTATATCGTTGGTGCTGTTGGCTGATTTGGGTATTCGCTTTGGTGACTACATCGCCCACTACACCGATGCAGGCGTTATGCCCCTCGCCCTACTAAAAGACATCAGCAAACCTTGGCATTGGTCACTCCACGCCCTAAGCGGAGAACCCACCTTCCAAGCTGTGTTGTTTGGCATTGCGGCTGTTATGGCGCTTCTCATGCTGGTGGGATATCGTACCCGCATAGTAACCATCGCCTCTTGGGTATTACTTATCTCTCTCCATAACCGCAACCCAGCACTAATTTTTGCTGCCGATGACGTATTACGGGCGCTGATGTTTTGGGCAATGTTTTTACCTTGGGGTGCTAGCTACTCCATTGAAAGCTCTCTTAATACTGCCACTCGTAAGTTACCGGAAAGAGTGGTGTCTGGGGCGACTTTTGCCTTGATGTGCCAGCAATGCTTTATCTATATATTTTCCGCCGCCTTCAAAACCAAAAGTCCTATATGGGGTGATGGGAGTGCAGTTTACTATTCCCTCAGTTTTGACCAGTACGTCACGCCTTTCGGTCATTTTTTACTCAACTTCTCACCACTTTTAACCCTTTTTACCCACGTTACTCTGGTGCTAGAATGGGTAGGGCCTTTGTTACTGTTCGTTCCCTTCCGTAATAGCTTCTTTCGGATGTGCGCTATCATTACCTTCATTTCGCTGCACGCCGGATTTGGTTTGACGTTGAACTTGGGTATTTTCCCATTCTTAAGTATTTTTAGTTGGTTAGCTTTCCTCCCCAGTTCCTTTTGGAATGGTTTGCACAAGCTTTTAGAAACACCAGAACGTCAAGGCTTAACAATTTACTTCGACGCTGACTGTGGCTTCTGTAAAAAAGTAGTGCATCTGTTGCGGACACTATTGATTTTGCCGGGAACACCCTTACTCATGGCACAAGAGTATCCAGATATCCACACTGATATGCAAACCTACAATTCCTGGGTGGTGGAAGACTGGCAGGGAAATCGACATTTCAAATTTGAGGGAATTGCTTATATAGTTAGTCTTTCTCCTGTATTTCGCTTTCTCGTTCCTGTTTTGAGATGGCAGCCAGTTATGGCAGTGGGTACAAAGTTTTATGAAACAATAGCTTCTAATCGCAAAATCGCTGGTAATTTCACCAAACCCTTTAAATTTCGACCTATACAGATTCGCTCATCACGAATCCTCAATATTCTGGCACTTGTATTGCTGTTATATACTTTTGTTTGGAATATTAGCAGTTATTCGCCTGATGCCTTCAAACGCAAAGCTTGGGAACGTACACAATTCATAGGACAAGCTACACGCCTAGACCAGTCTTGGAGTATTTTTGCACCTGCACCACCTAGAGATGATGGCTGGTATGTAATTCCTGGTCGCCTAGAAGATGGCAAAGAAGTAGATATCTTTAGAGGAGGCAGTCCAGTCAACTGGGATAAACCAGACTTGGGTTTACGCAGTGCCATTTACAAGAATATGCAATGGCGGACTTATTTCATTAACTTGAATAGAGCAATAGGTAAAAAGCTTTATCCATTTTATGCTCAATATCTTTGCCGCACTTGGAACGCTCAACATACTGATGGTAAGAAGCTGAAAAGCTTTGATATCTATTTTATGAGTGAGCGTACTGTACCTCCTGGTCAGCAGCAAACAGTTGAGAAGAAGCAGACTTGGCAACAGTCTTGTTCTTCATAA
- a CDS encoding MBOAT family O-acyltransferase, with the protein MNFSDFGFWWVLLLFSIPYFSVRYIAKSLNLWRGSFDAVGLAAMSLLLFVNASRSSFAIFICEIIFNYVMVWWMLRQEGWKAKAIATIVIVIDVAILAYFKYINFFVENVIGMAFPTVSKAWIANGEAPGSSAIPPGLSFYTFEMVSFVVDSYKSRKKKPIKALDYLNFVSFFPHVVAGPIERKSSLFPQMESFRFKFTLENLDEGFRWLSLGLFMKFVLADNITPFISLEEFSNAWTVWFNAFLFTLRIYFDFAGYSFVALGLARCMGVRLTLNFVAPYTSQSINEFWRRWHVTLSNWFRDYVFLPLMGSKNQLAPFYLFVTFTLSGFWHGAAWNFILWGAYHGFLLLVLRYAGRPFYRFVGEKFFMPQFISWALTFTSVVFGCLFFMENNTERLVSKLQTLVTPWAYSPSNLFNTISLFNGNSGVALAVTLVLAIGFLLMEHIAIWRKCESEYDLLRSPWIARTLLALTILLAANQPSPFIYFEF; encoded by the coding sequence TTGAACTTTTCAGATTTTGGGTTCTGGTGGGTATTGCTACTATTTAGCATCCCTTATTTTTCCGTCCGTTATATTGCCAAGTCGTTGAATCTCTGGAGAGGTTCTTTTGATGCTGTCGGCTTGGCGGCGATGTCTTTGCTGTTATTTGTCAATGCTTCTCGTTCTAGTTTTGCCATCTTTATTTGTGAAATCATCTTCAATTATGTAATGGTGTGGTGGATGCTGCGGCAAGAAGGATGGAAAGCTAAAGCGATCGCCACTATCGTAATTGTTATTGATGTGGCTATATTGGCATACTTTAAATACATCAATTTCTTTGTAGAAAACGTTATAGGAATGGCATTTCCAACAGTGTCAAAGGCTTGGATTGCCAACGGAGAAGCCCCTGGAAGCAGTGCGATTCCTCCTGGTTTATCCTTTTACACTTTCGAAATGGTGTCGTTTGTAGTAGATTCATATAAAAGCCGCAAGAAAAAACCAATTAAAGCTCTTGACTATTTAAACTTTGTTTCTTTTTTCCCACACGTTGTTGCTGGCCCAATTGAGCGCAAGTCTAGCTTGTTCCCTCAAATGGAATCGTTTCGTTTTAAGTTTACCTTAGAAAATTTAGATGAAGGTTTTCGTTGGTTGTCGTTAGGGCTATTCATGAAGTTTGTCCTAGCAGATAATATTACCCCTTTTATCTCATTAGAAGAATTTAGTAATGCTTGGACTGTATGGTTCAATGCTTTTTTATTTACTTTAAGAATTTATTTTGACTTTGCCGGATACAGTTTTGTTGCTTTGGGATTGGCAAGGTGTATGGGTGTAAGGCTAACACTCAATTTTGTTGCTCCTTACACATCTCAAAGTATTAATGAGTTTTGGCGCAGGTGGCACGTTACTCTTAGTAATTGGTTCCGCGACTATGTATTTTTGCCTTTGATGGGTTCCAAAAATCAGTTAGCTCCTTTCTATTTATTTGTGACTTTTACTCTTTCCGGTTTTTGGCATGGGGCTGCTTGGAATTTTATTCTTTGGGGAGCTTATCATGGGTTTTTGCTACTAGTGCTACGTTATGCAGGAAGACCTTTCTACCGTTTTGTAGGTGAAAAATTTTTCATGCCACAGTTTATTTCTTGGGCATTAACTTTTACCTCGGTAGTTTTTGGATGTCTGTTTTTCATGGAAAATAACACAGAACGTCTAGTAAGCAAACTGCAAACATTAGTAACTCCTTGGGCTTATTCACCATCGAATTTATTTAATACAATTAGCCTATTTAATGGCAATAGTGGAGTTGCCCTGGCGGTGACGCTGGTACTAGCCATAGGTTTTTTACTAATGGAACACATTGCTATTTGGCGAAAGTGTGAATCAGAGTATGATTTGTTGCGCTCTCCCTGGATAGCACGGACGCTGCTTGCACTCACTATCTTGTTAGCTGCTAATCAACCTTCTCCATTCATCTACTTTGAGTTCTAA
- a CDS encoding acyl carrier protein — MQLKDSNSKPSSSNAVDTIQGWLVNQIAKQLGINAQTIKITEPLTRYGLDSIDSVTIVGELEDWLDAELPPTLLWDYPTIEKASQYLVNEVGVTPAETATQATEVTTKPQEAPKEKAWGGLWNKISGS, encoded by the coding sequence ATGCAACTCAAAGACTCCAACTCCAAGCCTAGCAGCAGCAACGCCGTTGACACCATTCAAGGATGGTTAGTTAATCAAATTGCCAAACAATTGGGAATTAATGCCCAAACCATCAAAATTACCGAACCCTTAACTCGCTACGGGCTAGATTCTATCGATTCAGTTACTATCGTCGGTGAATTAGAAGACTGGCTCGATGCAGAATTGCCCCCCACCCTACTCTGGGACTACCCCACCATCGAAAAAGCCTCTCAATATCTAGTGAATGAAGTTGGTGTCACCCCTGCGGAAACAGCAACTCAAGCAACAGAAGTTACAACCAAGCCTCAAGAAGCACCTAAAGAAAAAGCTTGGGGCGGTTTGTGGAACAAAATTAGTGGCAGTTAA